In Nasonia vitripennis strain AsymCx chromosome 2 unlocalized genomic scaffold, Nvit_psr_1.1 chr2_random0004, whole genome shotgun sequence, a single window of DNA contains:
- the LOC116416288 gene encoding secreted RxLR effector protein 161-like: MQTKFGYAQAKSQSTPMVTNQVLNKQKKQRENELTNEKVVNQREYREVVGSLMYLVSGTKPDLPYAVNVLSRHKHNPTENGWKMVIRIFKYIAYSASWQLTYKGLNEEMEVFSDASFADCKNYSLPAAT; this comes from the coding sequence atgcaAACGAAATTTGGATACGCACAAGCCAAAAGCCAATCAACTCCCATGGTAACCAACCAAGTGCTTAATAAGCAAAAGAAGCAACGAGAGAACGAACTGACGAACGAGAAAGTTGTAAACCAGCGTGAATACAGAGAAGTGGTTGGCTCTCTGATGTATTTGGTATCAGGTACAAAGCCGGACTTGCCCTATGCAGTCAATGTCCTAAGCAGACATAAGCATAATCCAACCGAGAACGGATGGAAAATGGTTATCAGGATATTCAAGTATATTGCCTACTCTGCAAGTTGGCAACTAACGTACAAAGGCCTGAATGAGGAAATGGAAGTTTTTTCAGACGCAAGCTTTGCGGATTGCAAGAACTACTCACTACCAGCAGCCACGTAG